Genomic window (Streptomyces sp. TG1A-60):
TGGCGAAGTTGGCGTAACCGTCGCGGAGCTTGGCGGGCTCGGTACCGAAGAGCTTCGAGTAGAAGGCCACGGATGCTTCGAGGTCGGGGACGCGGAGGGCGAGCTGTACACGGGATGTCATGGCGAACCTCCTTGATGGGATGGGGAGTTCAGCAGCCGCCGGAGGCGGTGGCCGGGGCGCCGACGCCGATCTGGAGAGTGGAGGGTTCGGCGCAGCAACCGCCGCCGGACTGCTCGGCGTTCTCCGGCTCGTCGAAGAGGCCCGCTCCGCCGCACACACCCGTCTCCGGGAGGGTGAGTTCGACGCGCTCGGCGGCCTCCCGGTCGCCCGCGAGCGCGGCGGCGATGGAGCGGACCTGCTCGTAGCCGGTCATCGCGAGGAACGTGGGCGCGCGGCCGTAGGACTTCATGCCGGCCAGGTAGACGCCCTGCTCCGGGTGGGAGAGCTCGTTCACGCCGTGCGGGTAGACCGTGCCGCAGGAGTGGACGTTGGGGTCGATCAGCGGGGCGAGGGCGACCGGGGCCTGGAGGCGTTCGTCGAGGCCGAGGCGGAGTTCGGAGAGGAAGGACAGGTCGGGGCGGAAGCCGGTGAGGACGATGACCTCGTCGACCGGGTCGAGGCGGCGGCCGTCCTCGGCGACCAGGACGAGCCGGCCGCCGTCGCGTTCCACAGCCTGTGTACGGAAGCCCGTGGCGGCGCTTGCGTGGCCGGCTTCGACGGCGGCCCTGGCGCGCAGGCCCAGCGCGCCCCGGGCGGGAAGTTCGTCGGCCTCGCCGCCTCCGTACGTGGTCGCGCCGATGCCACGTCGCAGGATCCACACCGCATGGGTCCCGTCCTCCTCCCTGGCCAGTTCGGCGAGGTGGGCGAGGACGGTGAAGGCGGAGGCACCGGAGCCGATGACGGCGGTGCGCCTGCCCGCGTACCGGGCGCGTACGGCCGGGTCGCCCAGGTCGGGGACGCGGTGGGAGATGCGCTCGGCGGCGGTCTTCTCGCCGAGGGCGGGCAGGCCGTCGGCGCCCATCGGGCTGGGGGTCGACCAGGTGCCGGAGGCGTCGATGACCGCGCGGGCGGTGATCCGCTCCTCGCGGCCGTCGGCGGACTCGGTGTGCACGGTGAAGGGCTGCTCGTCGCGGCCGGAGTCGACGACCCGGTCCCGGCCGGCGCGGGCGACACCGGTCACCGTGGTGCCACAGCGGACCTTGTCGCCGAGGAGATCGGCGAGGGGCTGGAGGTAGCGCTCGGCCCAGTCGCCGCCGGTCGGGTAGGTGGTGGCGTCGGGGCGGACCCAGCCGGTCGGGGCGAGCAGCTTCTCGGCCGCCGGGTCGATGACCTCGCCCCAGGTCGAGAACAACCGGACGTGCGACCACTCGCGTACGGCGCTGCCCGCGGCCGGGCCGGCCTCCAGGACCAGGGGCTCCAGACCACGCTCGACGAGACGGGCGGCGGCGGCCAGACCGATGGGGCCGGCACCGATGACCACGACGGGCAGCTGGTCGGTGGTAGGCACGCTGTTGAGGGACGCAGCCACGAGATCTCCCCTTTACTTCGACATTCGTCGATCTCTTACGTGTCCAGCATGGCACCTGATTCGATAAACGTCAACATAGACATCCATCGAAACCAAGGAGTCCGAGTCTTATGGCGCACGCGGACGTCACAGTGGGCGGCGGCGGTCAGGCCGGACTGGCGGTGGCGCGCACCCTGCGCGAGCGGGGGCTT
Coding sequences:
- a CDS encoding NAD(P)-binding domain-containing protein codes for the protein MAASLNSVPTTDQLPVVVIGAGPIGLAAAARLVERGLEPLVLEAGPAAGSAVREWSHVRLFSTWGEVIDPAAEKLLAPTGWVRPDATTYPTGGDWAERYLQPLADLLGDKVRCGTTVTGVARAGRDRVVDSGRDEQPFTVHTESADGREERITARAVIDASGTWSTPSPMGADGLPALGEKTAAERISHRVPDLGDPAVRARYAGRRTAVIGSGASAFTVLAHLAELAREEDGTHAVWILRRGIGATTYGGGEADELPARGALGLRARAAVEAGHASAATGFRTQAVERDGGRLVLVAEDGRRLDPVDEVIVLTGFRPDLSFLSELRLGLDERLQAPVALAPLIDPNVHSCGTVYPHGVNELSHPEQGVYLAGMKSYGRAPTFLAMTGYEQVRSIAAALAGDREAAERVELTLPETGVCGGAGLFDEPENAEQSGGGCCAEPSTLQIGVGAPATASGGC